The Engystomops pustulosus chromosome 4, aEngPut4.maternal, whole genome shotgun sequence genome contains a region encoding:
- the RNF44 gene encoding RING finger protein 44: MRPWELAVNRWPPSAPINQRRFLGPCSTPAHLRRSPSTRRQWGRRDRPQQGILIQDDNSFRAAFFPVDEHRVFALTSTPPRMLHPAAHSPQQTPFMVDLHEQVHQGPVPLSYTVTTVTQGFPLHTGQHIPGCSTQQLPACSVMFSGQHYPLCCLPPPLIPGCTVQQLPVSYQPFPPLLSSDHYILHPHPPLPPHQPPHMASITPFVTVQPQRMPLQRIDNELDLRGDQHHMGNFPFHHSHPVPTLSHSVPMHYLSHDALHQELSFPVPYAHLMPRRLNTQRYRLQQPLPPPALPPSYYPSFLPYFLSMLPVSPTSVGPAISLDLDVDDVEMENYEALLNLAERLGEAKPRGLTKANIEQLPSYRFNLESHQSEQTLCVVCFSDFESRQLLRVLPCNHEFHAKCVDKWLKSNRTCPICRADASEVHRDGE; this comes from the exons ATGCGACCATGGGAGCTGGCAGTGAATAGGTGGCCTCCTTCAGCCCCCATAAACCAGCGGAGGTTCCTTGGACCCTGCAGCACCCCAGCACACCTCAGGCGAAG TCCTTCAACAAGGCGTCAGTGGGGAAGGAGGGACAGACCTCAACAGGGCATCCTCATTCAGGATGATAATTCTTTCCGGGCTGCTTTCTTTCCTGTAGATGAACACAGAGTTTTTGCCCTCACCAGCACTCCACCACGAATGCTCCATCCCGCTGCACACTCCCCCCAGCAAACCCCATTCATGGTTGACCTTCATGAACAG GTACACCAGGGACCTGTCCCTCTGTCATATACTGTTACAACAGTAACCCAAGGCTTCCCCTTGCACACTGGGCAGCACATCCCCGGGTGCAGCACCCAGCAGCTGCCAGCATGTTCTGTCATGTTCAGCGGCCAACACTATCCCCTCTGCTGCCTTCCTCCTCCA CTCATCCCTGGGTGCACCGTGCAGCAGCTTCCCGTCTCGTACCAGccatttcctcctcttctttcCAGCGATCATTACATCTTGCATCCTCATCCACCGCTGCCACCACACCAGCCACCCCATATGGCCTCTATTACCCCATTTGTTACAGTGCAACCACAGAGAATG ccactGCAAAGGATAGACAATGAGTTGGATCTTCGAGGGGACCAACATCACATGGGCAACTTCCCATTCCACCACTCACACCCTGTGCCTACATTGTCCCATTCAGTGCCCATGCATTACCTCTCCCATGATGCACTGCACCAGGAGCTGTCCTTTCCAGTG CCATATGCTCACCTGATGCCACGGCGACTAAATACCCAAAGGTATCGCCTACAGCAACCACTGCCGCCTCCTGCACTGCCTCCCTCATATTATCCTAGTTTTCTGCCCTACTTCCT CTCCATGCTTCCTGTGTCCCCCACCTCTGTGGGCCCTGCAATCAGCCTGGATTTGGATGTGGATGATGTGGAAATGGAGAACTATGAG GCATTGCTTAACTTAGCTGAACGTTTAGGAGAAGCAAAGCCCCGTGGACTCACCAAAGCCAACATAGAGCAGCTTCCTTCTTACCGCTTCAACCTTGAAAGCCACCAATCTGAGCAAACCCT GTGTGTGGTGTGTTTTAGTGACTTTGAAAGTCGGCAGCTCCTCAGAGTGTTACCTTGTAACCATGAGTTCCACGCAAAATGTGTCGACAAGTGGCTCAAG TCCAACCGCACATGTCCCATCTGCCGGGCTGATGCCTCAGAGGTTCACAGAGatggggagtga